One window from the genome of Cryptomeria japonica chromosome 6, Sugi_1.0, whole genome shotgun sequence encodes:
- the LOC131856114 gene encoding uncharacterized protein LOC131856114, with protein MMSKTPIRRDSCWKHAELFPEQNRLKYQLAHIPPLDTVPCPQVLVEVQVQLETFEFQKEMKKRQREEMSGIGGNGESSSMPPFYPSLGIGFGNANVGGIAIVGAGASFSARLGPRIHKSRTDSFILPHTSVGSSLSFESWNKDIHDATRRAIGDFWYYCTIPFHAAKSPY; from the exons ATGATGTCCAAAACCCCAATTAGAAGGGACTCATGTTGGAAACATGCTGAACTTTTCCCTGAGCAAAATAGATTGAAATACCAACTTGCACATATACCTCCTCTTGATACTGTGCCATGCCCACAAGTGCTTGTTGAGGTGCAAGTGCAATTAGAAACATTTGAGTttcaaaaagaaatgaaaaagaggCAAAGAGAGGAGATGTCAGGCATTGGTGGTAATGGAGAGTCTTCTTCCATGCCTCCATTTTATCCTTCTTTAGGCATTGGGTTTGGTAATGCTAATGTTGGTGGCATTGCTATTGTTGGTGCTGGTGCTAGTTTTAGTGCTAGGCTTGGGCCTAGAATTCATAAATCTAGGACGGATTCATTTATTTTGCCTCACACTAGTGTTGGTTCTTCACTGTCATTTGAGAGTTGGAACAAGGACATACATGATGCAACTAGACGTGCAATTGGAGACTTTTGGTACTATTGTACCATTCCATTCCATGCAGCCAA GTCTCCTTATTGA